The following nucleotide sequence is from Psychroserpens sp. Hel_I_66.
TGCGCACACAAAATCTCATTTAGATAAGGCAATAGCTGCTTTTATCAAGGTAGGAAAAGAACTGGATGTTATTTAAAATTATTCCAAACTCCCTATTTTTAGTACAAATAGGCAATATTTTTATATATTTGTCTTTGTTAATAAAATTTAACAACTTACTTTTGCCTTTAATTAACACTTAAAAATTAAAATTATTTAGAATATGAAAAATCTTAGCAGATTATTTTTCGCTTTGTTGCTAGTATTAAGCTTCAATGCAAATGCACAAGATGAAAACAATCCTTGGAAGATTGGAATTGGTGCTAATGCAGTTGATCTTTATCCTGTTGGAGAAACAGCTCCACGTGGTGAGTATTTTGATGAATTCTTCAATGCTGAAGATCACTGGAATATGTTACCATCGTTGTCTTCTCTTTCTGTATCGAGATACTTAAGTGATGGTTTTACTTTCACTGCTGCAGGAACTATTAACGAAATTGACAAGATTGGCGATTCAAGTGCTGATGATTTATCTTACTACGCTTTAGATGGTACTGTATCTTACAGCTTTAGAGATTTAATCAATGGTCCTGGTGGCTGGGCTGACCCTTACTTAGGAGTTGGTGGTGGTTACACTTGGGTTGATGATATTGGTGCAGGTACTTTAAATGGTACTTTTGGGATCAACTTTTGGTTCTCTGACAATATCGGTCTTACTGCTCAAACTTCATATAAGCATGCTTTTGAAGATTATCTTCCTAAGCACTGGCAACATACTGTTGGTTTAGCTATCAAATTTGGTGGTAAAGACACAGATGGTGACGGTATATACGATAAAGATGATGCTTGTCCAGATGTTCCTGGTTTAGAAGCTTTCAACGGATGTCCAGATTCTGATAACGATGGTATCGAAGATTCTAAAGATGATTGTCCTAACCAAGCTGGTTTAGCTGAGTTTAACGGTTGTCCTGATGGAGATAGCGATGGTGTTGCTGACAAGGATGACGATTGTCCTACAGTTGCTGGTTTAAAAGCTTTAAACGGTTGTCCTGATGCTGATGGTGATGGTGTTGCTGATAAAGATGATGAGTGTCCTAATGAAAAAGGTCCTTCTGCTAACAAAGGATGTCCTTGGCCAGATACAGATGGTGACGGTATCTTAGATAAAGATGATAAATGTCCTAACGAAGCTGGTACTGTTGCTAACAACGGTTGCCCTGAAGTTAAGCCAACTGAAGAAGTAATGAAGCAATTAAACGAGTATGCTAGAACTATTTTATTTGATACTGGTAAAGCTTCAATCAAAAAAGAATCTGACGAAGTATTAGCTGCAATGATAGCTATCTTTAAAGAATACCCACAAGCAAACTTCTCTATTGATGGTCATACTGATAGTGTAGGTTCTGAAAAGACTAATCAATTATTATCTGAAAGAAGAGCTAACTCTGTTATGGATCATTTGGTTGCAAATGGAATCAACCCAGACAGATTA
It contains:
- a CDS encoding OmpA family protein → MKNLSRLFFALLLVLSFNANAQDENNPWKIGIGANAVDLYPVGETAPRGEYFDEFFNAEDHWNMLPSLSSLSVSRYLSDGFTFTAAGTINEIDKIGDSSADDLSYYALDGTVSYSFRDLINGPGGWADPYLGVGGGYTWVDDIGAGTLNGTFGINFWFSDNIGLTAQTSYKHAFEDYLPKHWQHTVGLAIKFGGKDTDGDGIYDKDDACPDVPGLEAFNGCPDSDNDGIEDSKDDCPNQAGLAEFNGCPDGDSDGVADKDDDCPTVAGLKALNGCPDADGDGVADKDDECPNEKGPSANKGCPWPDTDGDGILDKDDKCPNEAGTVANNGCPEVKPTEEVMKQLNEYARTILFDTGKASIKKESDEVLAAMIAIFKEYPQANFSIDGHTDSVGSEKTNQLLSERRANSVMDHLVANGINPDRLTAKGYGEEFPIASNNTRNGRKNNRRVEVKLK